The Rattus rattus isolate New Zealand chromosome 1, Rrattus_CSIRO_v1, whole genome shotgun sequence genome includes a region encoding these proteins:
- the Ube2n gene encoding ubiquitin-conjugating enzyme E2 N — protein MAGLPRRIIKETQRLLAEPVPGIKAEPDESNARYFHVVIAGPQDSPFEGGTFKLELFLPEEYPMAAPKVRFMTKIYHPNVDKLGRICLDILKDKWSPALQIRTVLLSIQALLSAPNPDDPLANDVAEQWKSNEAQAIETARAWTRLYAMNNI, from the exons GAAACCCAGCGTTTGCTGGCAGAACCAGTTCCTGGCATTAAAGCAGAACCAGATGAGAGCAACGCCCGTTATTTTCATGTGGTCATTGCTGGTCCCCAGGATTCCCCCTTTGAGGGAGGGACTTTTAAACTTGAACTATTCCTTCCAGAAGAATACCCAATGGCAGCACCTAAAGTACGTTTCATGACCAAAATTTATCATCCTAATGTAGACAAGTTGGGAAGAATATGTTTAGATATTTTGAAAG ATAagtggtccccagcactgcagatcCGAACAGTTCTGCTATCAATCCAGGCTTTGTTAAGTGCTCCTAATCCAGATGATCCATTAGCAAATGATGTAGCTGAGCAGTGGAAGAGCAACGAAGCCCAAGCCATAGAAACAG CAAGAGCATGGACTAGGCTATATGCCATGAACAATATTTAA